The window CGCAGGGAGGTGCGGTTCGCGTGATCGAGAACCGGGACGGCACGACCGCCGGCGGCGCAGTCGAGTCGACCGCGATCAGTCGTCGAGCGCGGCCGTCGAGGAGAGCGCCTCGTCGATCTCCGCGTCCGCCATCTTCTCCACGAGGGTCTCGATGACCGCGCCGCGGCGGCCCTTCACGAACTTGATCGAGCCGACGACGAGGTGGCCGCCGCCGGAGACGCCGGCTTCGGGCAACTCCTCGTTCAGCTCGGTCACCATGTTCGGGATGTCGAGCCGGACCCCGTCCGAGCGGAGGACACAGAAGTCCGGCCCGTAGCCGATCGTGATGACGGGGTCGCCGGTCTCTCTCACGCGCGTGTCGTGAAGTTCGCCGGTCGTCTTCCCGGGGGCGGGGTAGGTGAACCGGTGGGCGTACTCGTCGAGGTCGATCCGGTACAGGTGTGCGCCCGACGCCAGCCGCTCGTGGTCGACGTGGTCGTCGAGCGCGGCGAGCTGGCGGTCGACGTCACGCTCGGCGCGCTCGGCGAGGAACTCGACCAGCTCCTCGTGGCGCGTTTCATCCTCGCAGCCGACGTTGAGGGCGTCGTTGACGAGGGTCTTTCCCTCGGAGTAGCGCAGCCAGTGGGCGGCGTAATCGAGCGCCTCGCCGATGTCGAGCAGGTCGGACTTCTCGTAGCCGGCCTCGGCGGCGAGGTCGACGTAGTCGTCCATCGCCTCCGCCTTCGAGCGGTCGGAGAGTCCGGCGACCGCGGGGACGTGTTCCAGCTCCTCGGTGATCGACGGGTCGATGAGCCGGGCGAGTTCGACGCACATCATGCCCGTCGTGATCCGGTAGTCCTCGTCGTGGAGGTACGGGTTTACGTGTGCGTCGAGCAGCGGCTCGACGGCCTCGGGATCGGGATGGTGGTGGTCGACGACCGCGATGGGGATGTCGTAGTGCGTGAGATTCTCGTAGGCGGGCACGTCCTCCTCGGTCGACCCGTTGTCGAGCATGAGCAGGAAGGGGAGCTTCTGGCCGTGGCGAGCGCGCCCCTCCAGCGCGAAGTTGAGGTCGCGCGTCACGTCTTCCATCTCGTAGTACGGGGCCTTGCTCGGGAGCCGCTTGAACAGGTGTCGCGCCGCGTCGGGGTCCTCGTGGACGTCGCGGACGAAGTCTTCCAAGGCGAGCTGGACGGGGATCGCCGCGCACATCCCGTCGCCGTCGGCGTGGTGTCGGACGCGGATCGGGCGGCCGGCGAGGACGGTCCGGCGCAGCAGTCGGGCCAGCTCGCGGAGGTCCTCGTGTATCGGCTCGAACGCCTCCCACTCGACGAGCGGGTCGATGTCAGCGGGCTCAGCGCGGTCGTCGAGCGCGGCCTCGAATCGCTCGCGGGCGTCCGCGGCGCGATCGTCGGGCAGCCGGCTCAGGGAGTCGACCTCCAGTTGAAGGGCGTTCTCACGGGTTTCGACCGTGCCAGAGACGTGGACCATGTCGCCGACGGCGATCTCGGGGTACGCTCGAACGCCGGCCTCCTCGAAGGCGGCACACGAGAGGACGCCGGTGGCGTCCGCGACGGCGAAGATGGTCGGACCGCCGGTCTGTTTGGCCTGTACGACTTCCCCCTCGACGGTGACCTCGTCGCCCGGCGAGAGGCCGTGAACGCGTGAGACCGAAGGTTCGTGTGAGACCGTCTCGGTCCGGTACTCGTCGAGGTCCGCGTCGTCGAACGCGACGTCGCCGTTCGGTTTCACCTCGGTGAGCCGGACGACGAGCCGGTCGCCGACGGCGTAGTCGTCGTCGAGATTCGATTCGTGGACGAGGCCGCTCACGGCGTCGGAGACGTCGACGAAGACGCCGTAGTCGACGACGCCGTTGACTTCCGCGTGGTACAGCGCGTCGACTTCGGCGTCTTCGAGCGTACAGTCGGGTGCCAGGTCGTAGACGATCGGCCGGTCGTCGGCCGCCCCCTCCGCCGCCTCAGCGTCGGGTTCGAGGCTCGAATCGCCTCGCGTGCCGGAATTCCCGGCGGTGTTCTCGCTCATGCGCGTTCATCGGGAACGGCCGGGGTTAAGCCTGTTCTCTTGCGTCTCCGCGGTGGGTGCACACCACCTCACTCGTCTCGTTGCTGTCGTGGTCGGCGGTCCGGAATCCCTATGAGGCGACGGCGACTGCGTTCTGGTATGCGACTGTTCCGCTCGGACGAACTCCTCGGGATCGCCCGAGAGGCGTTGGAGTTCATCCTCGAGGCGAGCGAGGAGAGCCACCCCAACGAGTACATGGGGTTCCTCCGCGCGGACGACGCTCGCAAGCTCGACGTCGACCGGGACGGGCAGGTGATAACCGACGTGCTCGTCATCCCCGGCACGGAGTCGAACCCGACGAGCGCGAGCGTTCAAACTCACATGAAACCGAACGACATGCGCGCTGTCGGCTCGGTCCACTCGCACCCGAACGGAGTGCTTCATCCGAGCGACGCCGACCTCGCGACGTTCGGACAGGGGCGCGTCCACATCATCGTCGGCGCGCCCTACGGGTGGGGCAACTGGAAGGCGTTCGACAACGAGGGACGACAGACGACGCTCGACGTCCTCGACGTCGAGGTGCCGGACGAGCACTTCTTCGATTTTACACAAGAAGACATCGACCGCGAACTCGGCGACGAGCGGCGAGACGACAGCGGATTCCTCTCGTGGTTTCGATGACGCGGGTCGTCGCACAGGGGACGTTCGACCTGCTGCACCCGGGCCACGTCCACTACCTCGAAGACGCCGCGACCCACGGCGACGAACTGCACGTCATCGTCGCGCGGCAGACGAACGTCACCCACAAGCCGGACCCGATCCTGTGTGCCCGACAGCGACGCGACATGGTCGACGCGCTCGGGGCGGTCGACGAGGCGCATCTCGGTGACTCCGAGGACGTGTTCGTCCCCATCGAACGGCTCGATCCGGACGTGATCGTGTTGGGGTTCGACCAGCACCACGACGAGGCCGACATCGCCGGCGCGCTCGCCGACCGCGGGATCGACTGTCGTGTCGAGCGCGCCACCAGCCGGGAGCCTCGGTACGACGGCGAGGTGTTATCGAGCGGCGACATCGTCGACCGCATCCTGCGACGGCGGACCGCGGACGGTGACGGAGCGGCGACCGGCGAGCGCCCGTGACTCGCCGAAGCGCGGGACATATATGGATCGGTTCCTAAGCCTGTTCCGTGACGATACCCGACCGATTCCCCGCGGTCCTCGCCGCGACGGCGATGGGCGTGTACCTCCTGCTCGTCGTCGGTGCGACCACGTCGCTCACCGAGGCCGCGGCGGCCTGCGGGGGGTGGCCCGCCTGCGGCGACGGGACGGGACTCCCCGTGTCGCCGAGCGGATGGATCGCGCTCGGGCACCGCTTTATCGCGGCCGTCGTCGGCGTCCTCGTCGCGACCTCGGCCGGTCTGGCGTGGCGTACCGACGTGAGCCGCCGCATCCGTGCCGCCCTCGCCGGTGCACTGCTTTTGTACCCCGTGCAGGCAGCCGTCGGCGCGCTCGTCGCCACCGGCGCGCTTCCGGCCGCCCTCGGCCCGCTCCACCTGCTCTTTGGCGTGGTCATATTCGGCGCGGTTCTCGCCGGGCTCGCGTGGTGGCTAGAGGCGGAAACGGGTGACGACGACGCCCCCGTCGACTTCGATCTGGGAGCGGACGATCTCCCGCCGGTGGAGGACGCGCCGGAGCCGGAGATACCGACGGCCACGCTGCCCCGGCTGCGAGCGACCGCGGCCGCCTACTTCCGGCTCATGAAACCCCGGCTGATGTGGCTCCTCTGTCTGGTCGCGGCCGCCGCGATGGCGCTCGCGGGCGGGTCGGGGTTCACTCCGTACGCCGTCGGCGCGACGCTCGCGGGCGGCGCGCTCTCGATCGGCGCGTCGGGGACGTTCAACCACGTCCTCGAACGCGACGTGGACAAGCGGATGCAGCGGACGAGCGACCGCCCGCTCGCGACCGACCTCGTTCCCGTGCCGAACGCGCTCGCGTTCGGCGGACTGCTCACGGCCGTCTCGCTCGGGCTGTTCTGGAGCGTGAACCCGCTCACCGCCGCGCTCGGGCTGGTCGCCATCGTGTTCTACAGCGTCGTCTACACGCTCGTTCTCAAGCCCAACACCGTCCAAAACACCGTCATCGGCGGGGCCGCCGGAGCGCTGCCGGCGCTCATCGGCTGGGCGGCGGTGACCGGGACGGTCGGCGGCGGCGGGCTGCTGCTCGCGCTCGTCATCTTCCTGTGGACGCCTGCCCACTTCTATAACCTCGCGTTGGCGTACAAAGACGACTACGAGCGCGGCGGGTTCCCGATGATGCCGGTCGTTCGAGGCGAGACGGCGACACGTCGACACATCGTCTGGTACCTCGGCGCGACGCTCGTCGCCGCGGTCGCACTCGCGGCGGCCGCCGATCCGCTCGGCGTGTTGTACGCCGTCGTGGGCGTCGCGCTCGGTGCGGTGTTCCTCTGGACCGTCGTTCGGCTACACTACGAACAAACGGAGGCCGCGGCGTTCCGCGCGTTCCACGCCTCGAACGCCTACCTCGGACTGCTGTTGTTCGCCGTCGTGTTCGACGCGCTGTTGGTCTGACTCGCCCGTGATCGGCGACGGCCCAGTGGCCATACACCGCGCGTTTAATCGGTTCCGGGTCCAACGCAGTCCCATGACCCGTGTCGAGATCGAATACTGCGTTCCCTGCGGCATGTTGAACCGCGCCCGAGACGTCGCCGAGGCGGTCCTCCGACAGTTCGGCGAGTCGCTCGACGAGGTCGCGCTGGTGACCGGCGACGACGGGGTGTTCGTCGTCCGCGTCGACGGCGAGATCGTCTTCGACGTGTCCGAGGACGCCTACGACGTCGACGAGATCGTGCGAGCGGTGCGACCGCACGTCGGCACGCGCGCCTGAGACGAGTGACGCGAACGAACAGCCTCTTTTGTGTCCGTCGCCAGTAGCGGACGGACATGTTGCTCGCCGGGACCGTCGTCGTCGACCCGGAGACCGTCGTGCCCGACGGCGCAGTCGTCGTCGACGGGCGGACGATCGCCGCGGTCGGCGACGCGTCGACGCTCCGTGACCGATACCCCGACCACGACCGCCGCGAGTGCGACATCGTCGCGCCCGGGCTGATCGGCGGCCACGTGCACTCGGTGCAGTCGCTCGGGCGGGGGATCGCCGACGACGACGCGCTCTTGGACTGGCTGTTCGACGCCGTCCTCCCGATGGAGGCCGCGATGGACGCCGAGGCGACGCGCGCGGCCGCCGAACTCGGCTACCTCGAGTGTCTGGAGTCGGGAACGACGACGGTGGTCGACCACCTCTCCGTCCACCACGCCGCGGAAGCCTTCGAGGCCGCGATCGAGACGGGGATCCGCGCGCGGCTCGGAAAGGTGCTCATGGACAGGGACTCGCCGGACGGTCTCCTCGAAGACACGGAGACGGCGCTCGCTGAGAGCGACGCGCTCATTCGCGAGTACCACGGCGCGGCCGACGGTCGGATCCGGTACGCTGTCACGCCGCGGTTCGCCATCACCTGTTCTGAGGCCTGTCTCCGCGGCTGTCGCGACCTCGCGGACCGCCATGAAGGGGTGACGATCCACACCCACGCGAGCGAGAACGAAGACGAGATCGAGGCGGTCGAGGCAGACACGGGGAAACGGAACCTCCTCTGGCTCGACGAGGTGGGACTGACGGGGCCGGACGTGACGCTCGCCCACTGCGTTCACACGGACGAGCGGGAGCGCGAGGTGCTCGCCGAGACCGACACGGTCGTCACGCACTGCCCATCGTCGAACATGAAACTCGCCTCGGGGATCGCCCCGGTGCAGGACTACCTCGACCGCGGGATCACGGTCGCGCTCGGGAACGACGGCCCGCCCTGCAACAACACGCTCGACCCGTTTACCGAGATGCGGCAGGCGAGCCTCCTCGGGAAGGTGGACGCTCGCGACCCGACCCGACTTCCGGCCGCGACGGCACTGGAGATGGCGACGACGAACGGCGCCCGCGCCGCCGGCTTCGATCGGCTCGGGACGCTGCGGGTAGGTATGCGCGCGGACGTGATCGGGCTCACCACGGACCGCACGCGCGCCACGCCGATCCACGACCCGCTCTCGCACCTCGTGTACGCCGCGCACGGCGACGACGTGACGTTCGCGATGGTCGACGGCGAGGTGCGGTACGCCGACGGCGAACACGTCGGAATCGACGCCGAGGCGGTCCGCGAGCGCGCGACCCGCCACGCGAAGCGAGTGGTCGAGACGGCCGGTATCGACACGGCCTCGCGGTGAGCTGGCGGGGGATTCCTGGCGCGTTGATACCCGACAGCGGACGAATGAAATAAAACTGGGTTGATCCGCATAAATTCGGGCTGAGGGTCTTCCGTGTATATCCGTCTAGGGGCCGTTCGATGAGCCACCATGACAGACCGACCGCAGACGAATGGCGACGACTCGCACGACGCGTTCACCGACGGCCTCGCCCGACGGACGTTCGTTGCGCTCGGGGCGGGCGCGAGCGTGACGGCGCTTGCAGGATGTAGCGGAGAGGACGCTCCCGCGTCCACCGACGGCTCGGGCGGCTCGGACGGTTCCGACGGCGGCGACGGCTCGAACACCCTCACCGGCAGCTTCCGGCTACTCGTCAGCGACGCGCCGGCGGACATTGGCGATTTCGACCGGCTCGACGTCACGCTCGAGGCGGCTCGGCTCTTCGAGGCCGAGAGCGGCGATGACGGAGACGAAGACGAGGAAGACGCTGAAAACGAGGACGGTGACGAGCAGACTGCTGATGACGAGCAGGGTGGCAACGAGAGCGACACCCAGAACGACACCGACGCCGGCGCAGACGGCGGGGACGTCGAAGGCGAGAACGGAGAGGATAACGACGCAAACGAGGGCGGGAACGCGGACGGCGAGGGCGGCGACCGGGGCTTCACGGTCATCGATCTCGACGGGGCGACGGTCGATCTCACCCGAGTGATCGGCGACGACGCGACCGCCGTGTTCGACGGTGAGATCCCGGCGGGAAGCTACGAGAAGATAGCGGTCGACGTCTCCGAGACTGAGGGGGTTGTCGACGGCGAGACCGTCGACGTGAAGCTCCCGAGCGAGAAGCTCCAGATCACGAACAGCTTCGAGGTCACGCCAGAGGAACCCGTCAGCTTCGTTTTCGACATCAACGTCGTCAAGCGAGGCCGGACCAACGGGTACATCCTCACGCCCGTGATCTCGGGGAGCGGCGTCGCGGGGCGCGACGTGAAGGTCAACGAGGTTGACGATGATGACGACGACAGCGAGGGCGACGCCGACGGTAACGAAACCGAGTCCACTGACGGTGGCGACGGTAACGAAACCGAGTCCGCCGACGGCGACAACGCGGAGAACGGGACCGCCTCCGGGATCGACAGCTAAGGCGGTAGTCCGCGTCGCTCACCGAATCACGGGTGTTCCAACGCCTTTCGGCGCTTTGTGAATCTACCCGCGTGGTCGTGTCGACGGATGGACTCGCGTATCCGTGTCGTCTGAGAAACGTCCTACGTGGACGTGTCGATCGACGGCGCGGCCACAGAGGGACTCTCCGCCCACCCGCGGGCGGCGGCGGTGTCGTTGAACGCCTCGACGTCGACCCCGTCGATGTCGATCGTCCGTTTGAGGTACCGGCGCTTCGATCGCTCGCCGACGACGGCGAACCGCTCTGCGCCGCGAGCGACCGCGATCTGCGCGGACTCCCGGAGGGCACGCCGCCCGGCGTCGGAGCACGGACGGCTCGTTCGGACGACGATCACGACGGCGTCGATCGGTCGGTCGGTGGTGGTCCGCCACCGGTCGAGGAGCGCCTCGGCGTCGTCGGGGCTCAACCCGGTTCCGTGCGGAAACTCGACGACGATCACTCCGTCGTCGGCCCGCAGCGCCCAGCGCTCGCTCGGTTCCATGCCCGGTTCTTTCCCCTACCGGATAATAAACCCGCGGAGTGCATTTTCAATTTTGATAATCAAAGTACACCGGGGGAACAGGCAGAGATCGGGTGTACAGCCCCACTCGCGTCGTATTGTCGATTCTTCCGAGGACGGTGTCGATCGCGAGAACTGGAGGGGGTATCGGTCGCGGTCGGGAGCGACCCGGCCGCTCACTCGGTCGCCGCGTCGACGACAGCCGCTGCGAGCGCCTCGAACTCGGCGTCGTCGGGGACGACGTCGACGTCGAGTCCGCGGTCGGCCGCCGTCTCCGCGGTCGGCGCGCCGATGGCACCGACTACCGCCGAATCGAGTCCCTCGATAGCCGCGTCGCGAACGCCCCGCTCCGCGGCGGCCGCGAGGAAGTGCTCGACCGTAAGCGACGAGGTGAACGCCGCGGCGTCGAGTTCGCCGGCTGCGGCCAGCTCGGCCGACTCGCCGGCTTCCGGCGGACGCGTCAGGCGGTACAACACCGTCTCGGTCGGCTCCGCGCCCGCCGCGCGGAGTCCGTCCAAGAGTACGTCGCTGCCGTGGTCGGAACGAGCCACCTCGACGCGATCGCCCGCGACGCGGTCGGCGAGCGCCGCAACGAGCCCCGCCGACGTATACTCGTCGGGGACGACGTCGACGGTCCAGCCCGCCGCACGAGCCGCGGCGGCGGTCGCGGGGCCGATAGTGGCAAGCACCGCGTCGCCGGGGTCCCACCCCGCCGCGGCCGCGAGTTCAACGCCAGTCTTGCTCGTGAGGACGACGAACGGGGCGTCGCTGGGGACCGCACCGGTCGGCTCGACGGCGAGCATCGGGTCCGGGACCGGGTCCGCGCCGAGCGACTCCAGATGCGCGGCGGCGGCGTCGATACGCTCGTCGGCCGGCCGGAACACGGCGACGCTCGGACGGCGAGCGCTGCCGGCTCCGGGTGCGTCGTCGCCGTCCTCGGCTCCGGGCGTGTCGTCGAGGTCTGCGTCGCTCATACGGCGTCACCTCCGTCGGCGTCGTCGTGTTCGTTCTGCAGAAACGCGACCACCCGGTCGCGAGTCGCCGCGACGTCGCCGATCACGGTGATCGCGGGCGGCTCGATCCCGGTCTCGTCGCGGACCTCGACGATCGAACCGAGCGTGCCCGTCGCCACACGCATCTCGGGCCATGTGGCCCGCTCGACCAGCGCGACGGGGGTGTCGCCGTCGAGTCCGGCCTCGCGCAGCGCCGCGGTGTACCCCGGGAGCTTCCCGACGCCCATCAGCACGACGATGGTGCCGCCGGTCGCCGCGAGCGCGTCCCAGTCGACCGCGGACTCGTCTTTGGTCGGGTCCTCGTGGCCGGTGACAAAGGAGACGGAGGAGGCGTGATCCCGGTGTGTGACCGGTATCCCGGCGACCGCGGGGCCGGCGATGGCGGAGGTCACGCCCGGGACGACCTCGAAGGGAACACCGGCGGCCGCGAGGTGTTCCGCCTCCTCGCCGCCGCGGCCGAAGACGAACGGGTCGCCGCCCTTGAGGCGGACTACCGACTTCCCCTCGCGGGCCAGTTCGACCAGCCGGCGGTTGGTGTACTCCTGCGGGGTCCACTCGCCGCCGGCGCGTTTGCCCACGTCTTCCCGTTTCGCCTCGGGGATCTCGCCGAGGATCTCCGGGCCGGGAAGCTTGTCGTGAAGCACTACGTCGGCAGACTCGATCAGCCGCGCCGCCTTCACCGTCAGCAGGTCGGGGTCGCCGGGACCGGATCCGACGAGGTAGACGGTTCCGACCGCCGACTCGTCATCCGGACTCAGTTCGTCACCCGGGCTCAGTTCGTCACCCGGACGCGACTCATCACTCATCGTCCGCCTCCGCCCGGGGCACCTCGTCGGTCTCCGCCTCCTC is drawn from Halorubrum sp. BV1 and contains these coding sequences:
- a CDS encoding uroporphyrinogen-III synthase produces the protein MSDADLDDTPGAEDGDDAPGAGSARRPSVAVFRPADERIDAAAAHLESLGADPVPDPMLAVEPTGAVPSDAPFVVLTSKTGVELAAAAGWDPGDAVLATIGPATAAAARAAGWTVDVVPDEYTSAGLVAALADRVAGDRVEVARSDHGSDVLLDGLRAAGAEPTETVLYRLTRPPEAGESAELAAAGELDAAAFTSSLTVEHFLAAAAERGVRDAAIEGLDSAVVGAIGAPTAETAADRGLDVDVVPDDAEFEALAAAVVDAATE
- a CDS encoding 5'-deoxyadenosine deaminase; the encoded protein is MLLAGTVVVDPETVVPDGAVVVDGRTIAAVGDASTLRDRYPDHDRRECDIVAPGLIGGHVHSVQSLGRGIADDDALLDWLFDAVLPMEAAMDAEATRAAAELGYLECLESGTTTVVDHLSVHHAAEAFEAAIETGIRARLGKVLMDRDSPDGLLEDTETALAESDALIREYHGAADGRIRYAVTPRFAITCSEACLRGCRDLADRHEGVTIHTHASENEDEIEAVEADTGKRNLLWLDEVGLTGPDVTLAHCVHTDEREREVLAETDTVVTHCPSSNMKLASGIAPVQDYLDRGITVALGNDGPPCNNTLDPFTEMRQASLLGKVDARDPTRLPAATALEMATTNGARAAGFDRLGTLRVGMRADVIGLTTDRTRATPIHDPLSHLVYAAHGDDVTFAMVDGEVRYADGEHVGIDAEAVRERATRHAKRVVETAGIDTASR
- a CDS encoding heme o synthase, whose amino-acid sequence is MTIPDRFPAVLAATAMGVYLLLVVGATTSLTEAAAACGGWPACGDGTGLPVSPSGWIALGHRFIAAVVGVLVATSAGLAWRTDVSRRIRAALAGALLLYPVQAAVGALVATGALPAALGPLHLLFGVVIFGAVLAGLAWWLEAETGDDDAPVDFDLGADDLPPVEDAPEPEIPTATLPRLRATAAAYFRLMKPRLMWLLCLVAAAAMALAGGSGFTPYAVGATLAGGALSIGASGTFNHVLERDVDKRMQRTSDRPLATDLVPVPNALAFGGLLTAVSLGLFWSVNPLTAALGLVAIVFYSVVYTLVLKPNTVQNTVIGGAAGALPALIGWAAVTGTVGGGGLLLALVIFLWTPAHFYNLALAYKDDYERGGFPMMPVVRGETATRRHIVWYLGATLVAAVALAAAADPLGVLYAVVGVALGAVFLWTVVRLHYEQTEAAAFRAFHASNAYLGLLLFAVVFDALLV
- a CDS encoding SelT/SelW/SelH family protein — encoded protein: MTRVEIEYCVPCGMLNRARDVAEAVLRQFGESLDEVALVTGDDGVFVVRVDGEIVFDVSEDAYDVDEIVRAVRPHVGTRA
- a CDS encoding DUF4382 domain-containing protein; its protein translation is MTDRPQTNGDDSHDAFTDGLARRTFVALGAGASVTALAGCSGEDAPASTDGSGGSDGSDGGDGSNTLTGSFRLLVSDAPADIGDFDRLDVTLEAARLFEAESGDDGDEDEEDAENEDGDEQTADDEQGGNESDTQNDTDAGADGGDVEGENGEDNDANEGGNADGEGGDRGFTVIDLDGATVDLTRVIGDDATAVFDGEIPAGSYEKIAVDVSETEGVVDGETVDVKLPSEKLQITNSFEVTPEEPVSFVFDINVVKRGRTNGYILTPVISGSGVAGRDVKVNEVDDDDDDSEGDADGNETESTDGGDGNETESADGDNAENGTASGIDS
- a CDS encoding adenylyltransferase/cytidyltransferase family protein, yielding MTRVVAQGTFDLLHPGHVHYLEDAATHGDELHVIVARQTNVTHKPDPILCARQRRDMVDALGAVDEAHLGDSEDVFVPIERLDPDVIVLGFDQHHDEADIAGALADRGIDCRVERATSREPRYDGEVLSSGDIVDRILRRRTADGDGAATGERP
- the cobA gene encoding uroporphyrinogen-III C-methyltransferase produces the protein MSDESRPGDELSPGDELSPDDESAVGTVYLVGSGPGDPDLLTVKAARLIESADVVLHDKLPGPEILGEIPEAKREDVGKRAGGEWTPQEYTNRRLVELAREGKSVVRLKGGDPFVFGRGGEEAEHLAAAGVPFEVVPGVTSAIAGPAVAGIPVTHRDHASSVSFVTGHEDPTKDESAVDWDALAATGGTIVVLMGVGKLPGYTAALREAGLDGDTPVALVERATWPEMRVATGTLGSIVEVRDETGIEPPAITVIGDVAATRDRVVAFLQNEHDDADGGDAV
- a CDS encoding Mov34/MPN/PAD-1 family protein, encoding MRLFRSDELLGIAREALEFILEASEESHPNEYMGFLRADDARKLDVDRDGQVITDVLVIPGTESNPTSASVQTHMKPNDMRAVGSVHSHPNGVLHPSDADLATFGQGRVHIIVGAPYGWGNWKAFDNEGRQTTLDVLDVEVPDEHFFDFTQEDIDRELGDERRDDSGFLSWFR
- a CDS encoding DHH family phosphoesterase, with amino-acid sequence MSENTAGNSGTRGDSSLEPDAEAAEGAADDRPIVYDLAPDCTLEDAEVDALYHAEVNGVVDYGVFVDVSDAVSGLVHESNLDDDYAVGDRLVVRLTEVKPNGDVAFDDADLDEYRTETVSHEPSVSRVHGLSPGDEVTVEGEVVQAKQTGGPTIFAVADATGVLSCAAFEEAGVRAYPEIAVGDMVHVSGTVETRENALQLEVDSLSRLPDDRAADARERFEAALDDRAEPADIDPLVEWEAFEPIHEDLRELARLLRRTVLAGRPIRVRHHADGDGMCAAIPVQLALEDFVRDVHEDPDAARHLFKRLPSKAPYYEMEDVTRDLNFALEGRARHGQKLPFLLMLDNGSTEEDVPAYENLTHYDIPIAVVDHHHPDPEAVEPLLDAHVNPYLHDEDYRITTGMMCVELARLIDPSITEELEHVPAVAGLSDRSKAEAMDDYVDLAAEAGYEKSDLLDIGEALDYAAHWLRYSEGKTLVNDALNVGCEDETRHEELVEFLAERAERDVDRQLAALDDHVDHERLASGAHLYRIDLDEYAHRFTYPAPGKTTGELHDTRVRETGDPVITIGYGPDFCVLRSDGVRLDIPNMVTELNEELPEAGVSGGGHLVVGSIKFVKGRRGAVIETLVEKMADAEIDEALSSTAALDD